A portion of the Bufo gargarizans isolate SCDJY-AF-19 chromosome 7, ASM1485885v1, whole genome shotgun sequence genome contains these proteins:
- the DNAJC6 gene encoding LOW QUALITY PROTEIN: putative tyrosine-protein phosphatase auxilin (The sequence of the model RefSeq protein was modified relative to this genomic sequence to represent the inferred CDS: deleted 1 base in 1 codon), producing MSLLGAYRKKTNNDGYESLQLVESSAGDANGGSGGSGSRERPGSRQGVSGAAAAASSPPASRSPGRQQPDCSTMDSSGASSPDLESNYGGGLLDMVKGGAGRLFSNLKDNLKDTLKDTSTKVMQSVASYAKGELDISYITSRIIVMSFPAEGVELGFRNHIEDVRSFLDSRHLDHYTVFNLSPRSYRSAKFHNRVSECSWPVRQAPSLHNLFAVCKNMHNWLQQNPKNVCVIHCMDGRAASAVLVSAMFCFCHLFTNPVSAIQLLNVKRPGIGLWPSHRRYIGHICDLVSDKPTHPHCKPIVIKNATISPVPCFNKQRNGCRPFCEVLIGETRIFSTMQDYERMKEYRVQEGKVVFPLGVTVHGDVVISIYHMRSTIGGRLQAKMTNTQILQIQFHTGFIALGTTVLTFTKPELDACDSPDKYPQLFHVTLDIEIEATDRQTDLTPPWENFISKDVNPSILFSSQQEQQDTLAVAGKAPVEQPQDNMKNSGQGAFFSSLSWQDQKSDKASSHPASDDRAALVHEESEPSDDELLSLSSQHSNTSGEKHHGTPKHKKVDPPAPAAPPEDVDLLCLDGSGVNKAPSEPKPPPTNSDLLSDLFGAAQVPGDAMFQAGGIGSAHSTPRRSAASPSPSPSPRVGEASTFDLFGSSPKQPGQDFLGSLLSASNATSGDTFLQPARSPSPSPTPGGHVDPFNMAPPSVSIQPDASAPWDWGTPAQGGVGSRSAATSPTGSPHSTPQHQTKPQTLDPFADLGALGANLAGGSSFASKPTTPTGSSGGFPPVGSPQKPSPQHVGGNWQPNSGYSWQSHSKSQQNVLHSSPQNRPNYNISFAPMNSGQNDRGKNAAGSEAKPKASSDNFEDLLSSQGFNAHKERKGPKTIAEMRKEEMSKEMDPEKLKILDWIEGKERNIRALLSTMHTVLWAGETKWKTVGMADLVTPEQVKKVYRKAVLVVHPDKATGQPYEQYAKMIFMELNDAWSEFENQGQKSLY from the exons GTGCCTCGTCACCAGACTTGGAGTCCAATTATGGAGGTGGCCTATTGGACATGGTCAAAGGGGGAGCAGGACGTCTGTTCAGCAACTTGAAGGACAATTTAAAGGATACATTGAAGGACACGTCGACTAAAGTAATGCAGTCAGTCGCCAG TTATGCAAAAGGAGAGCTTGATATCTCATATATTACCTCAAGGATTATTG TCATGTCCTTCCCGGCAGAAGGTGTGGAATTAGGATTCAGAAACCATATCGAGGATGTCCGCTCCTTCCTGGATTCAAGACATCTGGACCATTACACAGTGTTCAATTTGTCACCGAGGTCTTACCGCAGTGCCAAGTTCCATAATCGG GTCTCAGAATGCAGTTGGCCTGTAAGACAAGCTCCGAGTTTGCATAATTTATTTGCAGTTTGCAAGAACATGCACAACTGGTTACAGCAGAACCCCAAAAATGTGTGCGTTATCCACTGCATG GATGGTCGTGCGGCCTCTGCAGTGTTAGTCAGCGCCATGTTCTGTTTTTGTCATCTTTTCACCAATCCGGTGTCTGCAATCCAGCTGCTCAATGTGAAACGTCCAGGAATAGGACTGTGGCCATCACATAGGAG GTACATTGGGCATATCTGTGACCTGGTGTCCGACAAGCCTACGCATCCTCACTGCAAACCTATTGTCATTAAGAATGCCACCATCAGCCCGGTGCCGTGCTTCAACAAGCAGAGGAATGGCTGCCGGCCCTTCTGTGAGGTCCTCATTGGGGAAACGCGGATCTTCAGCACAATGCAGGACTATGAGAGGATGAA AGAGTATCGTGTCCAAGAAGGAAAAGTGGTGTTTCCTCTGGGAGTCACCGTCCATGGAGATGTTGTGATTTCCATTTATCACATGAGGTCAACAATTGGGGGAAGACTACAAGCCAAG ATGACAAATACTCAGATTCTGCAGATACAGTTTCATACTGGATTTATAGCACTCGGCACAACAGTGTTAACATTTACAAA ACCAGAACTTGATGCTTGTGACTCCCCAGACAAATACCCTCAGCTGTTTCATGTCACCCTGGACATTGAGATTGAAGCcaccgacagacagacagaccTCACCCCTCCATGGGAGAATTTTATATCTAAAGATGTGAACCCTAGTATCCTGTTCTCATCCCAGCAGGAGCAGCAGGACACATTGGCTGTGGCTG GCAAGGCTCCTGTAGAGCAACCTCAAGACAACATGAAGAATTCCGGACAGGGGGCCTTCTTCTCTTCCTTGAGCTGGCAAG ACCAGAAGTCGGACAAGGCCAGCTCTCATCCAGCCTCAGATGATCGGGCAGCCCTGGTCCATGAAGAGAGTGAGCCATCAGACGATGAACTTTTGTCCCTCTCCAGTCAGCACAGTAACACCAGTGGTGAAAAGCACCATGGAACCCCCAAACACAAAAAAGTCGATCCTCCGGCTCCTGCAGCGCCTCCAGAAGATGTGGATCTGCTCTGCTTAGATGGAAGC GGGGTGAATAAGGCTCCATCTGAGCCAAAACCACCCCCTACTAACTCCGATCTTCTCAGTGACCTTTTTGGGGCAGCTCAGGTACCTGGAGATGCCATGTTCCAGGCGGGAGGCATAGGATCTGCTCACTCGACACCACGGCGATCTGCAGCGTCACCCTCTCCATCACCGTCTCCGAGAGTAGGGGAAG CTTCCACCTTTGATCTATTTGGATCAAGCCCAAAGCAGCCAGGTCAAGACTTTCTTGGCTCCTTGCTGAGTGCGTCAAATGCCACCTCTGGAGACACATTTCTGCAACCCGCAAGGAGTCCCTCCCCCTCTCCGACCCCAGGAGGCCACGTGGATCCCTTTAACATGG CTCCACCCTCTGTATCCATTCAGCCTGATGCATCAGCGCCGTGGGATTGGGGTACTCCAGCACAAG GTGGAGTTGGCAGTAGATCGGCTGCTACCAGCCCCACTGGATCGCCGCACAGTACACCACAACACCAGACCAAGCCGCAGACACTTGACCCATTTGCCGACCTTGGGGCGCTGGGTGCAAATCTTGCTG GTGGTTCCTCATTTGCAAGTAAACCAACTACCCCAACTGGTAGCAGCGGAGGATTTCCCCCTGTAGGGTCACCACAGAAGCCATCTCCACAGCACGTAGGAGGGAATTGGCAACCGAACTCTGGATATTCCTGGCAGTCACATTCAAAATCGCAGCAAAACGTCTTGCACTCGTCTCCGCAAAACAGACCCAACTACAACATCAGCTTTGCTCCAATGAACAGTGGACAAAATGATAGAGGGAAGAATGCAGCCGGGTCTG AAGCGAAACCGAAGGCTTCATctgacaactttgaagatttgcTCTCTAGTCAGGGATTCAATGCTCACAAGGAGAGGAAGGGACCAAAAACGATCGCTGAAATGAGGAAGGAAGAAATGTCAAAGGAAATGGATCCGGAGAAACTAAAG ATCTTAGACTGGATTGAAGGTAAAGAGCGGAACATCCGAGCGTTGCTTTCCACCATGCACACTGTGCTATGGGCAGGGGAGACCAAATGGAAAACAGTCGGCATGGCGGATCTGGTCACTCCAGAACAAGTTAAAAAAGTCTACCGGAAAGCTGTGCTAGTGGTTCACCCAGACAAA GCCACTGGGCAGCCCTATGAGCAATATGCAAAGATGATTTTTATGGAGCTGAATGACGCCTGGTCAGAATTTGAAAACCAAGGACAGAAATCATTATATTAA